tcttctccttgaAGCGACCAGAGTGGGACACCTTAACATGGCGACCTTTAGTGGCTGACTTATCCACTATCTTCTCCAGTCTGGCACTGAATTGGTTGTCCATTGGGTCTGTGGGGAGCTGAGGGCTGTTGTGATGTTCCTTATTATTATTACCATACTCTTGAGGGATCTCGTACAGAACCTTTGCCTCAGACTTCGTAGGTGAGAAGGTCAGCTTCCACCAGCTAGGGTCAGCCATGGCACAAACAGAGACTGGAGGGGGGATTGACCTAGGGAGGAAAAGGGCACCCGGTTATGTCAATCAGTAACGTGGGTTTTTGTGAGAGTTACACAGTAAGAGGTTTGAAGTTCAAGTTCAAGAGACACAAGCAGGGGGGTTCTTGTAGTTGATTGCCTGACTAAATTGACTCATTCCTTACATTCCAGGGCAAAAAAAGTGAAAATGATCCAGACCTTTAATATAATAGCATTCATTAGCTGACAATGATCAACTTTTATCTTGAGAGTTAAAAACACACTCCAGCTGTAACACTTGtgaacttttcctgttgaaaaacacacgtatacatacagtaatgtacacacagtcacacacttaaTGGGGAAACATTTTTTGGAAGCAAAAAAGGGTTTTTAAGACAACTGAAAATGTCAAGGAGATGGTCTGATGTGATGTCATTGGCCTCCGCCCTTGCTTGTGGGAACAATAGAGGAGACATTGGAACTACGGGTCAAGTGTAAATGCAGTCAAAGTTGACATTTTTGAGTTAATGATAGATTTTGGCCATATTGACTGAATATAAAGAAAACATTTTAAGCAGGGATTGATATTGAGGATTTCACTGTtgcctgggacaagtgaactgagCCTGCTTTGAGGTGGCCCCATGgggcttaaaaaaagaaaagtgaaAACAACCAAGAATTCCATTAGCCTAAAACGTATCTAATTCCTCCCTATTGTTTAAGATGTTTACGTGAAAGATAGAAAATGTATGGGATTCATGGCAGTCGGGCAAGTTGAGCCTGCTCTCAGAATTGTTTTACTGATAACCAAAATACAAACATTTCCAGTCCTGGCCTTCCTCCCCTATGTGAAGGCAAATGCTTTCCATCACATTTTCCAGGTTGGCTGGTTTACTTTCTGTGTCTATATTCTATGTACTTATCTTATGAGTGTGTATTTACCAGAGGATTCATGCTGTAAATTGTTCACTcccttgttttttttgttttttttatttaacctggcaagccagttaagaacatattcttatttacaatgacggcctaccccggccaaaccctaacccggacgaagcttggccaattgtgtgccgccctatgggactcccaatcacagctggttgtgatacagcctgtaatcaaatcagggtctgtagtgaagcctctagcactgatatgcagtgccttagaccactgtgctacTCGGGAGCCCTTGTTAGCAGTCTCTATCACATCACAGTGATAAAGACTAATCAAGGAGATGACTCATCTGACATCTGATACAGGCTCTCGGCTAATAAATTAACCGACACATTGAGAGGATCTCGTGTCTCTTCCATGTGATCTGATATCAACTCAGAAAAAACCTTTCGGCTGATGAGAAAGTAACTTGTTTCTCGAATCCACTCTAGATACGACACCAACTCAATACAAACTGCCAGGGGCTCAACTTTCactgcatttttgtccccccccaaCGCCCAGATTTATCATTgaaatgtgatacaaaacaaggcaactgtatgctttaggaccatgcggacgcctccgagTGGTCAGGTAAGCTGTTTGGAGAGtttatcaatatatatatatatatatgtgtatgtatgtataattatgcccccccccacttctaaaaccaaagttgcacccctgcaAACTGCATCCTTTTCCATTTTGGATTTGCGTGACACAAACCAATGCAAACCAATGGGCGCATAAATGCAAACAAGTAGCAATTACAAGAGCACACATATTGAGCCCAGGTATTGTGATGCTTTGTTATCCACTGTCAGTATGAGGTGTGCCCCAGCTCAGTCACCTGGCAACCTTTTAGCCAACATCCGTTCCAGTTGAAACGCCAGTAGTAATAGACTCACCCTTTTCTGATGATAATTTTAGCATGGTGTTGTAAGATTACAGGCATACCACAAATCATTTTTAAAATGTGAGCTATTTTGGGTATACCACATTGTGATAAGTTATGGGGTTAATAGATGTGTCATGTTATCTAACATTAATAGCATTAAAGCAGGTTATATTCAGGTTTCCTTGAGTTGTTTGGTGCAACATACAATGGAGATGGCAAGAATGAGACAATGCCATGTTTCCGGGAAACCAAGCAAGTGAATGCCACAGAAACATGCTTGTTACAGTCTATCATAGTCGAAAAATAAAGCAATATATTTATAAGTTGGGTTGGTTCTGTGGGAACTCTCTCTATATAGAATATGTTTATTTGCTTAAAATGCCCATATCTATTCTGATATGGCTGTAGTCCACAATTTATCATTTAAATGCAACAAGTAACAGATTAATTGTCATTGCCCTTAGTTTGCCCAACCCCATGGCATGAAGTTTACTCCAGCAGTCTTGACAGTACAGCTTGCTGTGGGTTTGATATCACACCCATGCAAATGTACATGGAATTACATCGCTTTCTTATCTGAAGCACTTGGCATTGGCAGAGTTTGGTGCTAGGCATATGCCTATGTACTGTAAGCAAGAAATAACAATCTGGTTCGGCTCATAGTAACTTCACTTTGTCACTGTCATGTTCAATGTAATTGTGTAATTTATTTGATGCAATCCTTGTTCCGAGCTAGTTTTACTCTTTGAGTTCATTTGCATTTTCTAATTGCACTTATTTGTGACCTGGTTGTTTACAGAGTCACAGACACCCAAGAAGCAGATGCGGTTGCTCCCCAAGATGAGCTTTTATGGCTTTGTAGCATCTCTAAAACGGTGCAGTTACCTCCTGGCTCAGTGTTGGACTCCTGTTCCCTGCCAACTTCCTGACTAACTATGACATAATGATTTATAGGGGTTGTAAATAGTCAATTAACTGATTATTAACCCTTTATTTTCAATATATATAAATGTTTCAGAAATGGTACCTTAAAGCTAGAATCTGCGGTTGAAAAAGGTGGTTACCGCGCCTCTGTttaggtaaaaagctgagggatgggcctggagaataTAACCACTTTCAAATTCATGGACAGAGCTTTGGTTGTAAGAACAGCccatatcaaaattatagttttaaccatgttttcaaGCTattcagtgtttgtttacatttatgaGGTTTACAAAccttagatttaaaaaaaagtgttctgatggagtatgacagttgaactaagcacacaaggcatttataagttataaattaatgatattatacccattgattcttgaagaatataagtCCAAgtatggatgtagcaactaaggattctagctaaTGGCTAATGGCAAGTGTTACCTGAAATAGTTTAACCAGGTTAGATTGATAACTTTGACCATTATTCTACCATCTCTCTGCCATCGTTGATTTGACCTTTACAAAGAGAACTCATATGACTCATTTGGGGTTCTCAGTAGGTCCTGTTTAATAAGTTACTCTGTGTTCTGCGAAGCTTCAAAGATCACAGTGAAGGAACAGCATGTTCACGCTGAACACTGAGAAATCACTAATTGAGTACAAAGCCTTGATGATACATTGTTTGAGCTTCTGAAAGGTGGGTCCAAGGAcgtctactgtactgtgtgcCTGAGCTTCCTTGAACACAGAGCTGGAATGTTGCATCAGTCTTGGGTTTCACTTTGGCTGCCAGGTTTCCTTAGCCTGGTTGCCTTCTCTGTTCAGCTATTGCATTCCACTCCTTGTCACTCCTATCATTTGCCAAAGAGACTGGCCTATGTCTTTGGCAAATGAcaggagtggcaaggagtggaacGTTAGCTAAAAATACTGCTAACCAAACTAAGGTTCACTGTTGACCTATAACATGGGAAGGATGCTCGGAGGGCACACTGATTTCTCACATAGTTGTGGCCCTCGTGTCTCTTCATATTTCATGTTTATCAGTTGTGACCTATCTGGACAATTTGAATCATTATTTTTGCTATGTCAGAAGGGCTGGCACATGGCTTGTACCCAGTTGATTTGGCATTTTTGTTTCCCACCATTGTTTGATTTTTGGGGAGTTTAATTAGACACTATCAACTTGATGCCACGGAAATGTAAAATGTAAGCAAATGTACTGTATCAGGATATTTAGAATTGTATTACATATAGTGAAATGCACACAATAAGAAATGGTAAAATACATAAAGGCTAAAACACATCCTCTAAAAACATAAACATAACACAAGTAGCACATTGACATTCCAATTATGAACATTCCTACGAGAAATAATGGTCCCTTGATGGATGTACAGTGTGCATGAATGTAATGCTTACCTTGTTGATGGAGAATTGGTCTCTGTCCTGGAGAGGGAGTGGATTTCAGATGTGAAAATGTCCAACCATATCTTAGTGCTCTCCTAGTTAGAGGTTCTGCATTAATTTCTTATACTTtattattctctctttctcttcctgttctcttttCACATTCACTCAGTTTCTCAGTCCTCCTTATGTTGACACTCAGGTGTTCCGTCACaggtgcagtctctctctctctcttgctctcgctctttctctcttgcgcacgcacacacacaaacacaccagtggaggctggtgggagcagctataggaggacgggctcattgtaatggctggaatggaatcaatggaacggagtcaaacgtggtttccatttgtttgatgtgcttgataccgttccatttattccattacagccattacaatgggcccgtcctcctatagctcctccaaccagcctcctctgacacacacacacaaagacagccaAATACAAGCAAGTAAATGTAACAACCATGTGATTTGAAGTGGACTTGTTGTCAGAATGCCCAACCCCTTTCAAGAGTACTGTTAAGTTactgtcccactgggcacacactggttgaatcaatgctgtttccacgtcatttcgatgtaatgtggaatagatgttgaattgacgtctgtgctcaGCGGGGTCTTACAGTGAACTTGAGAGGTGTGCAGCTTTCCAGTTGGTTAATGAATGCACTATTACAACCCCTCTCTTACTGCAAAACTGGATCTGTTTCCAAGTGGAATGGAGTGGAAACAACTTGTTTTAATCGGCCTAAGCCATGTTTTCTCATGGCTATAGCCATATCATTGGAATAATATGCTGAAACAAAAGACTGACAAGTGACGTGGTAATAATTTGTCTTCACTAATGTGATTGGATCATTGATATCCTTATGTTTGCAACAATGTTTTTCCAGTTTCCATCCCtttgggtcgctcctcttttcagttcgctgcagctagcgactggaacgagctgcaaaaaaacactcaaactggacccttttatctccatctcttcattcaaagactcaattagGGACACTCTTATTGACAGTTGAAAAGACCTCAACAAAAATAAATGTTCATTCAACTTTTGAATTAATAGCCTGTCCACAGAGGAGAAATACAATGTGTCACCATTGCTCAAAGTCAGAGGGGAAATCACAGACAAGGAATTCATTCCCAGGCCTGCTTTGCAAGTTTGAATAACATTCAACATGACTTGGGAAATATTTGCTTACAGTAAACTATGACCATATCTACGCCACTTGGTGATGTAGATCATGTTTGAGTAGATTCATCAATGCTGGTAGGCTACTAAATAATAAATTCATTGTTTCA
This genomic window from Oncorhynchus kisutch isolate 150728-3 linkage group LG20, Okis_V2, whole genome shotgun sequence contains:
- the prr15lb gene encoding proline-rich protein 15-like protein B, giving the protein MADPSWWKLTFSPTKSEAKVLYEIPQEYGNNNKEHHNSPQLPTDPMDNQFSARLEKIVDKSATKGRHVKVSHSGRFKEKKKIRATLAENPMLFSEHSLRDENHRAEK